One genomic segment of bacterium includes these proteins:
- a CDS encoding DMT family transporter: protein MTPQIKTGIALALTTALISGFSNFLSKISVSVMKDAVLFTTLKNIVVALAFCGIVLMAPFLRKRIRLLTKNEWIKLIAIGAIGGSLPFALFFTGLQQTSALNASLIHKTLFLWVALLAVPFLRERIGWLQGAALAFFAIGNLLVGGFQGFRYNIAEVLIFGATLLWAIEQIIAKKALATLPPMLVAGARMLLGSLILAAYILVRGGGGATLTLTGAQWIWTLIPAALLLGYVLTWYAALSRLPAVATASLLVPASLVTNMLSAVFITHTSPPYAVYVAASYVLAIVATIFALRKTAANVPRPTTA, encoded by the coding sequence ATGACCCCACAAATAAAAACAGGTATTGCGCTTGCGCTCACAACAGCCCTTATTTCTGGTTTTTCGAATTTTTTGAGCAAGATTTCGGTGAGCGTTATGAAAGACGCGGTGCTGTTCACCACGCTCAAAAACATCGTTGTTGCATTAGCGTTCTGCGGCATTGTGCTCATGGCGCCATTTTTACGAAAACGCATACGGCTGCTTACCAAGAACGAATGGATAAAACTTATTGCTATCGGTGCGATTGGCGGCAGCTTGCCATTTGCGCTCTTTTTTACCGGTCTGCAACAAACTTCCGCGCTCAACGCGTCACTCATCCATAAAACGCTTTTCTTATGGGTGGCGCTGCTTGCCGTTCCGTTTTTGCGTGAACGCATCGGTTGGCTGCAGGGCGCGGCGCTGGCATTTTTTGCCATAGGTAATTTATTGGTGGGCGGGTTCCAGGGTTTTCGCTATAATATCGCAGAAGTTCTGATTTTTGGCGCAACACTTCTGTGGGCCATCGAACAGATTATCGCCAAAAAAGCTCTCGCAACGTTGCCACCCATGCTTGTCGCGGGAGCCCGCATGCTATTGGGATCGCTTATTCTTGCCGCATACATTCTTGTGCGCGGCGGAGGAGGCGCAACTTTAACGCTCACGGGCGCTCAATGGATTTGGACGCTGATTCCCGCAGCACTGCTTTTGGGCTACGTGCTTACCTGGTATGCGGCGCTTTCCCGGCTTCCGGCCGTGGCAACCGCAAGCTTGCTTGTGCCGGCAAGCCTTGTTACCAATATGCTCTCCGCGGTCTTTATTACCCATACATCGCCGCCATATGCCGTATACGTTGCGGCAAGTTACGTGCTTGCCATTGTTGCAACTATCTTTGCGCTGAGAAAAACCGCAGCGAACGTACCACGACCCACAACGGCATAA
- a CDS encoding DoxX family protein, translating to MSHAITDPPIARKMFGETGYWTWVWVALRLYIGYAWVTAGWHKIGDPKWMDGGSALKGFWERAIAVPPAPAKALITYGWYRDFLEAMLAGGHYTWFAKFVATGELLIGVALIIGAFVGIAAFFGAFMNFNFMLAGSASTNPVLFFGGILLILAWKTAGHWGLDRWFLPRLGTPWNRNVTEAGQTFQRGNGSS from the coding sequence CGGAAGATGTTCGGAGAGACTGGGTACTGGACCTGGGTATGGGTTGCACTACGTCTTTATATTGGCTATGCGTGGGTTACCGCCGGGTGGCATAAAATAGGTGACCCGAAGTGGATGGATGGCGGTTCCGCGCTGAAAGGATTTTGGGAGCGAGCTATCGCAGTACCTCCGGCTCCTGCCAAAGCGCTTATCACTTACGGGTGGTATCGCGATTTCCTTGAAGCGATGCTTGCCGGAGGGCACTACACGTGGTTCGCAAAATTTGTCGCAACAGGAGAACTTCTTATCGGCGTAGCACTTATTATAGGGGCTTTCGTGGGCATTGCGGCGTTCTTTGGCGCTTTCATGAACTTCAATTTTATGCTTGCGGGAAGCGCATCAACAAACCCCGTTCTGTTTTTTGGCGGGATATTGCTTATTCTTGCATGGAAAACCGCAGGGCATTGGGGGCTTGATCGGTGGTTCTTGCCTCGTTTGGGGACTCCATGGAACCGTAACGTCACTGAAGCAGGTCAGACTTTTCAACGAGGAAATGGTTCATCTTGA
- a CDS encoding HypC/HybG/HupF family hydrogenase formation chaperone produces MCFTVPLRVIKKDGKWALLDDGRKVLLHMTPKVRIGGWVLAQANLAVATITKREALSIRKLIRITSKKITV; encoded by the coding sequence ATGTGCTTTACTGTTCCGCTGCGTGTTATAAAAAAGGATGGCAAGTGGGCGCTCCTGGATGATGGCCGCAAGGTTTTGCTGCACATGACGCCCAAGGTCCGCATTGGCGGCTGGGTGCTGGCGCAGGCTAATCTTGCGGTTGCAACCATCACGAAGCGCGAAGCGCTATCCATACGGAAGCTCATTAGAATTACTTCTAAAAAAATCACCGTATGA